CGCGTTGCCAATGAACTTCTTTTGGTCTGCTTGTGTGCCAATCAGCACGTAATCTTCCGGGAAGCCCATAATCAGTTTGAGTTCTGATATTTTGAGCATTCGCATCTTGATGTCGATAATGCGATAGAGTGCCATAAACTCTTTGATTTTAACCATTATCGGGCTGTCGGTGTCATATACCGCAATCGCGAAGTCGCCGGATTCGGTAGAAATGAGATATGGCGGTCGTTTATCCATCTTGGCTATAAGTGTGAAGCAAGGAGATTCGACCGAGCCGCCAGGCGATGAAAATTGCGGATTCATCAAGTAGTGATGCTTGCGATTGGCTGTGATGACCCTTGACGGCTCATCGATGGAGCTGTCGACATTGTTGTAGTTGGTATCCATTACCCAAGGGCACACGCTTATGAGCTTTTGTTTCGGGTTAGTGAGTACTGCCGGATTGGGGCTGTCGAGGCTCGAAAGTTGACCGCCACCGGAATACTCGTTTGCTATGAACTGCGTCTGAATCAAAGCAAGCCTATCGCGTGTGAGCAACGTAGGGCAGGGGCGGTCAATGCTTTTACCTGCGTCTTTGAAGTTGTAGCTGCAAAGGAAGTCAGTGTGTATCAATGCGTGATGGTCTACTGTCGTGATTGTCCCTGCCGGTGCTTCGAGAGATATGTTCTTATCGTCAGGCGCGCCGCTGTACTGCTTTGAAAGGAACTGAACGGAAGCGAGTGCAAGCCGCCCTTGTGTCGCGACTGTCGGGCATGGGTCTTCAAGCGAGGGAGCGACATATCGGCCGCGTTGATTCATGGAGTTGTATTTTACCATGAATGCCTGCTTGCCACCGGCGACAAACTTAATCAGTCCGGCATATATGCGTTCAAGCGTCTTATCGGAGAGCGGCTTCTTGCGGTTGAAGATTGAATTGCCCTCATCCTCCAAATCAAGGACTTCACGCACCGGCTTCCACTTGTATAAAGTGCCGAATAATGCCGCTTCGCCGGTCTTGCTGTGTGTAGCTTCGGGAAACACTATCGGCAAGTTCTTTTTCGCGAAGATGCCGAAGAATCGTTTGCGAGAAGTATATGCGCCGTAGTCTGCCGCATTTAGGATGCGATGCTCGAAATTATAGCCGTATCGCTTGACATTGTTAACCCAACGGAGATATGAGCGTCCCTTGTCGGTCGAGAGCGGCTTTCCGTTTTCGTCTACCTCGCCCCACGACATAAACTCTTCGACATTCTCAATCTGTATATAATCCGGGTCGATAGCTTCAATGTATCGGAATAGATGCTCGGCAAGTGTACGGCTGTCTGCATCGCGCGGCTGGCCGCCTTTCGCTTTCGAGAAGTTAGTGCATTCGAGAGATGCCCAAAGAACTGTAAGAGCTTCTGGATTCTCTCTGCGGCATTTGTCGAGATGCGCAACGAGCGGCGACAATTCAAGTGTTCGGATGTCTTCAGTGAAGTGTAAGGCATTCGGATGATTCGATGCGTGGGAAGCTATCGCATTTGCATCGTGATTCACACACGCAATGACCTCGGCGCATTGCTCTCCGTCAAGCCTTGCGGAGTTAACGCCGGTCGAAGTACCACCGGCACCGCAAAACAAGTCGATATATAGTAATTGCTTCATTGCTGTTTGGATAGGTTTATTTTGATTATTTTATTCGCTCTGTGCTTTGATTCAAGTGCCTTTTCTTTCTCGGCTGCATACTCAGCAAGCAATTCAACGTGTCGTTCAAGTTCTCGCATGAGGTACTTGTTTTCTTCTCGCAATTCCTTGATTTCAGCATTGCGCCGTTGGATTTCCTCGTTGTATCGCTTCCTCTCAAACTGTGAGAATGTGAGGTCAGAATCGCTGCAAGTGCAACGCTCGATGTCGCCGCTGACTGCGACTGCCATGCAGCCTGGTATCAGCACGCGCCCTGCGATTTTGTCAACGATATAGTGGCACTTCATAGTTTCGTAGCGTATGGATGTTCGGGTATTGCGTCATAGTAGCCGCAACCGCCACTCCTGCGGTTAGGCATAGGCTCGTATTTAGCTTCAGATAAACCCTCTCGCATTTCGGCTGACAACTTGACGTTGTTGAATAGCTTGCATTGCTTTTTCGGGTGCTTGCAGCGATTCGGCGAGAATAGCTTTGTATATGAATACTCCGAGCCATCCCACCCATAACTCTGCCAATATTCGATGCTCTCTTTCTCGTTTTCGTCAAAAGACGATTCGTAATGTTGGCACGAGTAGCATAGCGGCCGTATTTCCGGATTCTGTGAGCATCGCATTTCTTCATGCTTCTTGCAGGCGCATTCGCGGAGATACACCTTGCCGCAATACTGACAACGATATGCGGTTACTTTTTCCATACTTCAGAAGTCAAAGAGTGATGGGGTGTTAACTTCTTGCTCGGCATTCTTGATGTTTTTTACTGCTGTCGCAAAGTAGCTGTCCTTTAACTCGCAACCGATGCCTCTACGGTTATTCTTCACGGCGACATATACTTCAGAGCCGATGCCGAGGAACGGAGTGAATACGACCTCGCCCTCATTACTCCAAAGGTGTATCAGTCGCTCGATGACCGAGAGTTGCAGAGGGCAAATGTGCTTTTCATCGCCCTGCGCCGTACCCTCCGCTCCGTTCAGCACGTCAGTACGCTTTATATCCATCCACACCGGCGATGCCCAGCGTTGCCACGTTTCAAGAGGGAAGTTGTCACGGTTGAGATTCTTGATAGGCTCCCAATCGGCTTCATCGCCCTCCCATTTCTTGAATATCGTGATATATTCAGCCATTCCGATGCCGGTCTTCGAGCTGTCGGATGTCACTTGCTTGTAGAGAAGTCGCTGTGTCTTCGTGCGCTGCATCTCCAACACCGGGTCACACCATATCGTGACTTTGGAGTGCAACTTGAATCCCTCGGCGAGTACGGCGCGTGTATGTTCGCCGGTGAAGTCATACATTCCGGTATAGCCGGAAGAGTTCTTATACACGCCGAGGTCTTTTGTGTGGCAGCACATGAGCCGTCCGGGCTTCAAGATTCGGTAGAGTTCTTTCAGCAAGAATGCGTATTGTTTGAAAAAATCCTCGTGATTCTCGTTGTTACCCATGTCGTGTATGTAGTTCGAGTACGTGAACAATGAACTGAACGGCGGCGAGAAGATTATGAGGTCAACGCTGTTGTCGGGAATGCGCGAGATTTCGATTGTCGTATCTCCTTTCATCAGAAGTACGTAATCATCGCGGTATTCCTCGTAGGTGTAATCGTTGAGAAGTCCGTACTTGTGTTCGTTCACGTTTCGGTTTATTTCGCGCTGCATTTCTTCAAACCGCGCTTGTTTTTGTTCGATGATAGCCCTTGCATTCTGCATCGTATCGGTTATTATGAGGTGGATATTCACTGCGTCAGTTCGCCCGAATCGGTACGAGCGGCGCACTTGTTGATAGAAGTCCTCGAAAGAGAAGTCGGGAGCTACAAAAACTTGCGTTCCGCAGCTTTGGAAGTTCATGCCGTAGCCGCATATCTTGGCTTTCGAGATTAGTATTCGGATTTTGCCGTCTGCGAAGTCGAGCAAGCGGCGTTCTTTCACATCGTCTTTGTCGCTTCCGCGCACTTCAACTGCATCCGGCAAAAGCTGACGGAGAATGTCGCCCTCCTCGTTCTGCTTAATCCAAATCAGAACTTGCCCCTCGGTTTCATTGGCAATCTTGGCAGCGATTTCAAGGCGTTCTGTCTTCGTCTTGCGTAGTTCTGCATTGAAGTTTGTCGCGTTCACTATGCCACCGGCGAATAACTGCCCTGCCTGGGGTGCTGTTTCCACCATGTGCGTAATGTAGTTCAGCGGTGGCAGCTTGAAACGCTTGCCGGTTTCGATGAATCCGATATCTGCCGGATTCTCGAAGACGATAGCCCACGATGCTATCCAGCCGTAAAAATCAGCTTTCGCATGACCTTTAAGGCGGTAGTTGTTCATGCCATCCTCGCGGACAAACCACTTCGAGCGCATATCCTGCGCGTCAAGCACGTTGAGAAATTCAGAATGATTGCCGATTTCGTTCAAGTCGTTTGGTGAGGGTGTCGCGCTGCAACATAGCTTGTAGAGCGTATGTTTGAACTTTGCCGTTATGGCATTGCGATAATGCCCGGTAAAGTTCTTCAGTATCGAGCTTTCGTCAAGCACCACGCCTATAAAGCGAGATTCATCAATGTTATCTAACTGCTCGTAGTTCGTTATGACGAGTTTAGCATCAGCCGGAAGCGTATCGGAATATCGGTGTATCTCGTAGCCAAATTCCGAGCCGTCTGCTATTGTCTGACGGCTTACCGACAGCGGAGCGAGTATCAGCACCGGGCGAGATTCGCGTTTGGCGACTTGCTGCGCCCATTCAAGCTGCATGATTGTTTTGCCGTTACCGCAACCGGCGAATATGGCTGACCTACCGCGCTTCAACGCCCAGCGCACACAATAACGCTGAAAGTCGAAAAGCTGCGGATTTAGCTGCGATTCTTCGATGTCGAAGCCACTATCAGCCACGCGCTGTATCTTTGTCGATAGGAAGTCTTGATAAGCTGTATTCATCTTTATTTCTTTTTGCGGTTGACCCATACGGTAGGCTTTATCACGTTGTAAGGGCAGATTACGACTGTTATTTCTTCAGTCAGAATGAAAGTGTTACCGCCTGTGTTTCCGCTTGCAACGTAGTTGCATTTGTCGATACCAAGCAACTCCATTGCATCGCAAAGAGCAAGCAACTGATATGCGTTGAAAACTTGCTCATAGATACCGATTGAAGCCTCATACGGAGGTATCAGTCGCCCGGTTGGTTTCTCTATTGCCGGAGATGAATTTCCGGTGCCTTTGCATACCGGGCACGTGTGATATTCTCTGTGCGTGAAGTTGTGTTTGTCTTCATACTCCCATTCGACTTCGCCGTCACCATCACAATCCTCGCACTCAATAGCCGGACGGATAGTCTTCATTTCTTTTTCAGTCGATACACGCTCAACTGCATCTTTGAGTTCGGCAAGTGCCAGTGTGATGTCGATGTTGTTAGGGTTGAGAGATTTCAGAACGTGGAGGTTGTTTGGCTTATAATCGCCTTTGCAGATTTCCGGCTTAATCATTATTAAGCGGTGAGTTTCAGTTGCGCACACGTAGCCGTCAGAGAGAAACGGAGCCTTTATTTGCTCTCTGAAATAGTCGCTGTCATAAAACAACGCCAAGAGTGCGGATTCGTCAAATTCTTTATTCATCATTGCGTTGATTAAAAGTTGATTTCTTGTTGTATTGTCGGCTCTTTGTAGCCGGGATGATTCTCTATGTAGTGTGAGCGTAAAGCGTCTGCAATCTTGGCTCTTTCATCATCCGAAACGTGATTTTTGTCGGCATCGGAGTTGGCTTTGAGTGCTAATTCCAAACTGCCGTGCAGTCGTTTTTCAGAGAGGAAAATCGAATACTCCGAGAACATTCGAGTTGAGCCTATCGCGTCTTGTATTTCGGTGTCGGTCTGCTGTCTTACATAGACTGTATGCTGATACTTGGCTATTGCCCGGAGCGTCTTTTCATCTCTCATCTTTTCATTCTCGAAGATGACCGAGATAGCCTCTTTTTTACGGATTTTGCCGACTTTCGCCCATCCGTAGAAAACTCGTAGATTCTTTGGCCGCTTACGCTGTCCGAGTTCTGCTTTATGCTTGTTGTCAAGCATGGCAAGTTTTAATCGTAGTCCGCTCATAGCTTTATGTCTCTGAATGTTTCGATGCCGAATACGAGTTCAAGAGTTGCTACTCGTTCCCAATTTCGGGCTTTTGTTATCGGAGTTCCTACACCATTACCGCTTTTAGCGTTTTTGTATATCTCAATGATTCGTTTTCGCTCTGCATCAGTGCATCGTTCAAAGAGAGGTGTTTGGAGTACATGATTTGCTCCGGCAAGGAAGTCGCGGTATCTTGACGGCTTGTTGAACGGTTGGCTGCGTGAATAGTCCCAAGCTGCATTTTCTATGCTCTGACTTACTGAGAATATTGCGTCTTTATTTACGTTGAAGTCCAAACGGTCTTCCCGATAGTAGCATTTATGAGCCGGGCAGTCATAATATTTTCCTCCCAAGTCTTGG
The Muribaculum gordoncarteri genome window above contains:
- a CDS encoding DNA cytosine methyltransferase, with the translated sequence MKQLLYIDLFCGAGGTSTGVNSARLDGEQCAEVIACVNHDANAIASHASNHPNALHFTEDIRTLELSPLVAHLDKCRRENPEALTVLWASLECTNFSKAKGGQPRDADSRTLAEHLFRYIEAIDPDYIQIENVEEFMSWGEVDENGKPLSTDKGRSYLRWVNNVKRYGYNFEHRILNAADYGAYTSRKRFFGIFAKKNLPIVFPEATHSKTGEAALFGTLYKWKPVREVLDLEDEGNSIFNRKKPLSDKTLERIYAGLIKFVAGGKQAFMVKYNSMNQRGRYVAPSLEDPCPTVATQGRLALASVQFLSKQYSGAPDDKNISLEAPAGTITTVDHHALIHTDFLCSYNFKDAGKSIDRPCPTLLTRDRLALIQTQFIANEYSGGGQLSSLDSPNPAVLTNPKQKLISVCPWVMDTNYNNVDSSIDEPSRVITANRKHHYLMNPQFSSPGGSVESPCFTLIAKMDKRPPYLISTESGDFAIAVYDTDSPIMVKIKEFMALYRIIDIKMRMLKISELKLIMGFPEDYVLIGTQADQKKFIGNAVEVTIARAWCVALCDSVKRLIRQTA
- a CDS encoding DNA methyltransferase — protein: MNTAYQDFLSTKIQRVADSGFDIEESQLNPQLFDFQRYCVRWALKRGRSAIFAGCGNGKTIMQLEWAQQVAKRESRPVLILAPLSVSRQTIADGSEFGYEIHRYSDTLPADAKLVITNYEQLDNIDESRFIGVVLDESSILKNFTGHYRNAITAKFKHTLYKLCCSATPSPNDLNEIGNHSEFLNVLDAQDMRSKWFVREDGMNNYRLKGHAKADFYGWIASWAIVFENPADIGFIETGKRFKLPPLNYITHMVETAPQAGQLFAGGIVNATNFNAELRKTKTERLEIAAKIANETEGQVLIWIKQNEEGDILRQLLPDAVEVRGSDKDDVKERRLLDFADGKIRILISKAKICGYGMNFQSCGTQVFVAPDFSFEDFYQQVRRSYRFGRTDAVNIHLIITDTMQNARAIIEQKQARFEEMQREINRNVNEHKYGLLNDYTYEEYRDDYVLLMKGDTTIEISRIPDNSVDLIIFSPPFSSLFTYSNYIHDMGNNENHEDFFKQYAFLLKELYRILKPGRLMCCHTKDLGVYKNSSGYTGMYDFTGEHTRAVLAEGFKLHSKVTIWCDPVLEMQRTKTQRLLYKQVTSDSSKTGIGMAEYITIFKKWEGDEADWEPIKNLNRDNFPLETWQRWASPVWMDIKRTDVLNGAEGTAQGDEKHICPLQLSVIERLIHLWSNEGEVVFTPFLGIGSEVYVAVKNNRRGIGCELKDSYFATAVKNIKNAEQEVNTPSLFDF